In a single window of the Pseudogemmatithrix spongiicola genome:
- a CDS encoding MlaD family protein produces the protein MKRRDEVLVGIVATVALVLGVIGSLLLARGGLTSGYPVYSVFAWGSGLRPGQPVLFSGVTVGYVGDVSMRRDGFLVVEMRIDKEYQLPTTTTARIVPNGVFGDMMVALTVGGMTEDDFAVGDTLPAGPPALGIGDVLARVDSIGRDVQSLTTGLNQELVQNGGLAELRATVRNANVFLTELTRIAQAQSAELSRTQAAVRKVVSAVDSAVVDSTVKALSGAATAMGALATDLQATTQQLNGVLAKLEGTEGSAGLLLNDPGLYRDTRALLTRLDSLTADFQRNPKKYVKLSIF, from the coding sequence ATGAAGCGTCGCGACGAAGTCCTCGTGGGAATCGTGGCCACCGTGGCGTTGGTGCTCGGGGTCATCGGGTCCCTGCTGCTGGCCCGGGGTGGGCTGACCTCCGGGTATCCGGTCTATTCGGTGTTCGCCTGGGGCAGCGGCCTGCGGCCGGGCCAGCCCGTGCTGTTCTCCGGGGTGACGGTGGGCTACGTCGGCGACGTCAGCATGCGCCGGGACGGCTTCCTCGTCGTGGAGATGCGCATCGACAAGGAGTACCAGCTGCCGACGACCACGACGGCCCGCATCGTGCCCAACGGGGTGTTCGGCGACATGATGGTGGCGCTGACCGTGGGCGGGATGACGGAGGACGATTTCGCCGTCGGCGACACGCTCCCCGCAGGCCCGCCGGCCCTCGGCATCGGCGACGTGCTGGCCCGGGTGGACTCGATCGGCCGCGACGTGCAGTCGCTGACCACCGGGCTGAACCAGGAGCTCGTGCAGAACGGCGGCCTCGCCGAGCTGCGCGCGACGGTGCGCAACGCGAATGTCTTCCTCACGGAACTCACGCGGATCGCGCAGGCGCAGAGCGCCGAGCTGTCGCGTACGCAGGCGGCGGTGCGCAAGGTGGTGAGCGCCGTGGACTCGGCGGTCGTGGACAGCACTGTGAAGGCGCTTTCCGGCGCCGCCACGGCCATGGGCGCGCTGGCGACGGACCTGCAGGCGACGACGCAGCAGTTGAACGGCGTGCTGGCCAAGCTCGAGGGTACGGAGGGCTCGGCGGGCCTGCTGCTCAACGACCCGGGGCTTTACCGCGACACGCGGGCGCTGCTCACGCGGCTGGACTCGCTGACGGCGGACTTCCAGCGGAATCCGAAGAAGTACGTGAAGCTGTCGATTTTCTAA
- a CDS encoding zf-HC2 domain-containing protein, with amino-acid sequence MQDTLPPTDPTADCTAIRAHVDDVVAQEADAVTVARVEAHAARCAACRHVMAAARAYRRAMRRVGASERAPATLRERAITLMHETRDPRGPRP; translated from the coding sequence ATGCAAGACACGCTCCCCCCGACCGACCCTACTGCAGACTGCACTGCGATCCGCGCCCATGTCGATGACGTGGTCGCGCAGGAGGCCGACGCCGTGACGGTGGCTCGGGTGGAAGCGCACGCGGCACGCTGCGCGGCGTGCCGGCACGTGATGGCGGCGGCGCGGGCGTACCGCCGCGCGATGCGCCGCGTCGGTGCCTCCGAACGCGCGCCGGCCACGCTGCGCGAGCGCGCCATCACGTTGATGCACGAGACGCGCGACCCGCGCGGACCGCGACCCTGA
- a CDS encoding M24 family metallopeptidase, with protein MLSTSTLPQLQAALRDAKLDGWLVYDFRGLNPVAAGVLGIRGMVTRRIFAWIPAEGTPQAIQHAIEPGPWAQWPAAWPAHVYSAWRDLEALLPTLVKGKRIAMEYAAGDAVPVVDRVPAGVIELVRAAGAEIVSSGELVTQFFAVWTEAETQSHREHAELLRGFAHAAFARVGAAIAAGTPIHEHEVMAWLQQQFAAHGLFTDHGPNVSASENAANPHYEPSAQHARRIVKGDVLLIDLWATKQQPGGMWADQTYMAVVGEPTPKQREVWAAIRDARDAAIALLSTKLAAGESVQGREADAAARAVIVERGYGQYFTHRTGHSIDARGLHGMGPNLDDLETRDERRLIQGVGFSIEPGIYIPGEFGMRTEVNAYVSPTGLVVTPVEYQRELVII; from the coding sequence ATGCTGAGCACCTCGACGCTGCCCCAGCTGCAGGCTGCGCTGCGCGACGCCAAGCTCGACGGCTGGCTCGTCTACGACTTCCGCGGGCTGAATCCCGTCGCCGCCGGCGTGCTCGGCATCCGCGGCATGGTGACGCGCCGCATCTTCGCGTGGATTCCCGCCGAAGGCACGCCACAGGCCATCCAGCATGCCATCGAGCCCGGCCCGTGGGCGCAGTGGCCCGCCGCCTGGCCCGCGCACGTGTACTCGGCGTGGCGCGACCTCGAGGCGCTGCTGCCCACGCTGGTGAAGGGCAAGCGCATTGCGATGGAGTACGCCGCGGGCGATGCCGTGCCGGTGGTGGACCGCGTGCCGGCCGGCGTCATTGAACTCGTGCGCGCCGCCGGCGCGGAGATCGTCTCGAGCGGCGAGCTCGTCACGCAGTTCTTCGCTGTGTGGACCGAGGCCGAGACGCAGTCGCATCGGGAGCACGCGGAGTTGCTGCGGGGGTTCGCGCACGCGGCCTTTGCCCGCGTCGGCGCCGCGATCGCCGCCGGCACGCCCATCCACGAGCACGAGGTGATGGCCTGGCTGCAGCAGCAGTTCGCCGCGCATGGCCTGTTCACCGACCATGGTCCGAACGTCTCGGCCAGCGAGAACGCGGCGAACCCGCACTATGAGCCCAGCGCGCAGCACGCGCGGCGCATCGTGAAGGGTGATGTACTGCTGATCGACCTCTGGGCCACCAAGCAGCAGCCTGGCGGCATGTGGGCGGACCAGACCTACATGGCCGTGGTGGGCGAGCCGACGCCGAAGCAGCGCGAGGTGTGGGCGGCCATCCGCGATGCCCGCGATGCGGCGATTGCGCTGCTCTCCACGAAGCTCGCGGCCGGCGAGTCGGTGCAGGGTCGCGAGGCCGATGCGGCCGCGCGGGCGGTGATCGTCGAACGCGGCTATGGCCAGTACTTCACGCACCGCACCGGCCATTCCATAGATGCGCGCGGCTTGCACGGGATGGGGCCGAACCTCGACGACCTCGAGACCAGGGACGAGCGGCGGTTGATTCAGGGCGTCGGGTTTTCGATCGAGCCGGGCATCTACATCCCGGGCGAGTTCGGCATGCGCACCGAGGTCAACGCCTACGTGAGCCCCACGGGGCTCGTCGTGACGCCGGTCGAGTATCAGCGTGAGCTCGTCATCATCTAA
- a CDS encoding APC family permease has protein sequence MANSTAPQQTPSPTLARSIGLWSAMAVVIGSTIGSGIFRSPAGIADKLPGPLPMLMAWVAGGIFAICGALTIAELASAIPKTGGIYVFLKEGWSDRTAFTFGWSQFAMIRASSLGGISITCAEYFFRVMGWDLGDPMPVRYTAAGAILLTAFFNIRGAKIGAAFTNFTVLAKYGGLLFIVIVAFAWGVPNNGVAHYTPMLPPGSLSISAFGLALVSTLWAFDGWADVSNNAGEIRDPQKNLPKALIGGTLLVMAIYLAANLAYLSVLTIDEMRVSRLVAADVAQRVIGPAGVVFVSVTVMISTFGTLNAVLFTSPRIFFAMAADGLFFKPVAAVHPTWGTPWVAIAMTATLGAIFVLTRSFEQLADAFVTAFLPFYFLAVASIFRLRKRADYQPTFRVPLYPVVPLLFMAAVLYLLANALIAESSRWQTAGVLGVCLVGIPMYHLTVGRKR, from the coding sequence ATGGCAAACAGCACTGCGCCGCAGCAGACACCGTCGCCGACGCTGGCTCGCAGCATCGGGCTCTGGAGTGCGATGGCCGTCGTCATCGGGTCGACCATCGGCTCCGGCATCTTCCGCTCCCCGGCCGGCATCGCCGACAAACTGCCCGGTCCCCTGCCCATGCTCATGGCGTGGGTGGCCGGCGGTATCTTCGCCATCTGCGGCGCGCTCACCATCGCCGAGCTCGCCAGCGCGATCCCGAAAACCGGTGGCATCTACGTCTTCCTCAAGGAAGGCTGGAGCGACCGCACGGCGTTCACGTTCGGCTGGTCGCAGTTCGCGATGATCCGCGCCTCGTCGCTGGGCGGCATCTCGATTACCTGCGCCGAGTACTTCTTCCGCGTCATGGGCTGGGACTTGGGCGACCCGATGCCGGTGCGCTACACCGCGGCGGGGGCGATCCTGCTCACCGCCTTCTTCAATATCCGCGGTGCGAAGATCGGTGCGGCGTTCACCAACTTCACGGTGCTGGCCAAGTACGGCGGCCTGCTGTTCATCGTGATCGTGGCGTTCGCCTGGGGGGTGCCGAACAACGGCGTGGCGCACTACACGCCCATGCTGCCGCCCGGCAGCCTGAGCATCAGCGCCTTCGGGCTGGCGTTGGTGAGCACGCTGTGGGCCTTCGACGGCTGGGCCGACGTGTCGAACAACGCCGGCGAGATCCGGGACCCGCAGAAGAACCTGCCCAAGGCGCTGATCGGCGGCACCCTGCTCGTGATGGCCATCTACCTCGCGGCGAATCTCGCGTACCTGAGCGTCCTGACGATCGACGAGATGCGGGTCAGCCGGCTGGTCGCCGCCGACGTGGCGCAGCGGGTCATCGGTCCCGCCGGCGTGGTGTTCGTGTCCGTGACGGTCATGATCTCGACCTTCGGCACCCTGAACGCCGTGCTGTTCACCAGTCCGCGGATCTTCTTCGCCATGGCGGCGGACGGGCTGTTCTTCAAGCCCGTGGCCGCGGTGCACCCCACCTGGGGCACGCCGTGGGTGGCGATCGCGATGACCGCCACGCTGGGCGCGATCTTCGTCCTCACGCGCAGCTTCGAACAGCTCGCGGATGCGTTCGTGACGGCCTTCCTCCCGTTCTACTTCCTGGCCGTCGCCTCGATCTTCCGGCTCCGCAAGCGCGCGGATTACCAGCCGACCTTCCGGGTGCCGCTCTACCCCGTGGTGCCGCTGCTCTTCATGGCGGCGGTCCTCTACTTGCTGGCGAATGCGCTGATTGCCGAGTCCAGCCGCTGGCAGACCGCGGGCGTCCTGGGCGTCTGCCTCGTGGGCATTCCGATGTATCACCTGACAGTCGGGCGCAAGAGATAA
- a CDS encoding IS110 family transposase gives MFVGIDVAKATVVVALHPSGETWTTGTSAKELRALARRLAALRPAHVVLEPTGGYELPVLMALGAQALPVSLVAPARVREYARSHGQFAKTDVLDARMLARFAAERPVQAVTLPDAAHRTLMQLVARRRQLDEMLVAERLRLDQQRLFPDSPVVADIEETIAFLEAKGRDLDRQLQAHIAAHPQWRETAALLRSVPGIGPVTVATLLAFLPELGTLSRREIAALVGVAPLAQDSGAWHGRRHIRGGRADVRRVLYMAALTAAHHNPALKAFYARLRARGKTTKQALTACSRKLIVVCNTILKTKQPWQAPRPATA, from the coding sequence ATGTTTGTCGGCATCGATGTGGCGAAGGCGACCGTCGTGGTCGCGCTCCATCCGAGCGGCGAGACGTGGACGACGGGCACGAGCGCCAAGGAGTTGCGCGCGCTCGCGCGGCGCCTCGCGGCGCTGCGGCCTGCGCACGTCGTGCTCGAGCCCACCGGCGGCTACGAGCTCCCCGTGCTGATGGCCCTCGGCGCGCAGGCCCTGCCGGTGAGCCTCGTCGCGCCGGCGCGCGTGCGCGAGTACGCGCGCTCGCACGGGCAGTTCGCGAAGACCGACGTGCTCGACGCGCGGATGCTCGCGCGCTTCGCGGCCGAGCGGCCCGTGCAGGCCGTCACGCTCCCCGACGCCGCGCACCGCACCCTGATGCAGCTCGTCGCCCGCCGGCGCCAGCTCGACGAGATGCTCGTCGCCGAGCGGCTGCGCCTCGACCAGCAGCGGCTCTTCCCCGACTCGCCCGTCGTCGCCGACATCGAGGAGACGATCGCGTTCCTCGAGGCGAAGGGGCGCGACCTCGACCGGCAGCTCCAGGCCCACATCGCCGCGCACCCGCAGTGGCGCGAGACGGCCGCGCTGCTGCGCAGCGTCCCCGGGATCGGCCCCGTGACGGTCGCGACGCTGCTCGCGTTCCTGCCCGAGCTCGGGACGCTCTCGCGCCGCGAGATCGCCGCCCTGGTCGGCGTCGCGCCGCTCGCGCAGGACAGTGGCGCCTGGCACGGCCGGCGGCACATCCGCGGCGGTCGCGCCGACGTCCGCCGCGTGCTCTACATGGCCGCGCTCACGGCGGCGCACCACAATCCCGCGCTCAAGGCCTTCTACGCGCGGCTGCGCGCGCGCGGCAAGACGACGAAGCAGGCGCTCACCGCCTGCAGCCGCAAGCTCATCGTCGTCTGCAACACGATCCTCAAAACGAAGCAGCCGTGGCAGGCCCCGAGGCCCGCCACGGCATAA
- a CDS encoding heme o synthase, producing the protein MADAPLAKDLIALTKPRIISLLLVTTVAPMYVAGVPSVLTVLLVMLGGYLMAGGANAVNMYIDRDIDDVMARTKLRPIPSGRMHATAVLAFGVGIATAATWMLAVYVNVLTAALALAGFYFYVFIYTRWLKRSSPQNIVIGGAAGAFPPLVGWAAVAGQLDLTAWLLFLIVFYWTPPHFWALALNKQRDYGNAGVPMAPLVWGEEETIAQMWWYSVLLVGLTVLPVAFGAFGPIYLVSALVLGGLLLWGVWKVRAAATPEARVKPSWWVYGYSLLYLALLFLAMAIDRRVFA; encoded by the coding sequence ATGGCCGACGCGCCGCTCGCCAAGGACCTGATCGCCCTCACGAAGCCGCGCATCATCTCGCTGCTGCTCGTGACCACGGTGGCCCCGATGTACGTCGCGGGCGTCCCGAGTGTGCTGACGGTGCTGTTGGTGATGCTGGGCGGCTACCTGATGGCCGGCGGCGCGAATGCGGTCAACATGTACATCGACCGCGACATCGATGACGTGATGGCCCGCACGAAGTTGCGGCCGATCCCGAGCGGGCGCATGCATGCCACGGCGGTGCTGGCCTTCGGCGTGGGCATTGCGACCGCCGCGACGTGGATGCTGGCCGTGTACGTGAACGTGCTCACGGCGGCGCTGGCCTTGGCGGGCTTCTATTTCTACGTCTTCATCTACACGCGCTGGCTCAAGCGCAGCTCGCCGCAGAACATCGTGATCGGCGGTGCGGCCGGCGCCTTCCCGCCACTGGTGGGCTGGGCGGCCGTGGCGGGCCAGCTCGACCTCACGGCCTGGCTGCTGTTCCTGATCGTGTTCTATTGGACGCCCCCGCACTTCTGGGCCTTGGCGCTCAACAAGCAGCGCGACTATGGCAACGCCGGCGTGCCGATGGCGCCGCTGGTGTGGGGCGAGGAGGAGACCATCGCGCAGATGTGGTGGTACTCGGTGCTGCTGGTCGGTCTCACGGTGCTGCCGGTGGCGTTCGGTGCCTTCGGGCCCATCTACCTCGTGAGCGCCCTCGTCCTCGGCGGGCTGCTGCTGTGGGGTGTGTGGAAGGTGCGCGCCGCCGCGACGCCCGAGGCCCGCGTGAAGCCGTCGTGGTGGGTGTACGGTTATTCCCTGCTCTATCTCGCGTTGCTGTTCCTCGCGATGGCGATCGATCGGCGGGTGTTCGCGTAA
- a CDS encoding flavin reductase family protein, which translates to MQHVTLDPTTFRASLARFASGVTIVTARDRDGHDFGMTVSAFSSLSLTPPMILVCIDNGASVAPVLEHCETFAVNILAEGQEALSRRFAEREIDRFEGVDLTRGETGVALLGGTLASLECAVTARHPAGDHTILVAEVRAAELREGNPLLYYRGAYRRLEP; encoded by the coding sequence ATGCAGCACGTGACCCTCGATCCCACGACCTTCCGCGCCTCGCTGGCGCGCTTTGCTTCCGGCGTCACCATCGTGACCGCGCGCGACCGCGACGGCCATGATTTCGGCATGACCGTGAGCGCCTTCTCGTCGCTCTCGCTCACCCCGCCGATGATCCTCGTCTGCATCGACAACGGCGCGTCGGTCGCGCCGGTGCTCGAGCACTGCGAGACGTTTGCCGTGAACATCCTCGCCGAGGGGCAGGAGGCGCTCTCGCGGCGCTTCGCCGAGCGCGAGATCGACCGCTTCGAGGGCGTGGACCTCACGCGAGGCGAGACCGGCGTCGCGCTGCTCGGCGGCACCCTGGCCTCGCTCGAGTGCGCGGTGACGGCGCGGCATCCGGCCGGCGATCACACGATCCTCGTCGCCGAAGTGCGCGCGGCCGAGCTGCGCGAGGGGAATCCCCTGCTCTACTATCGCGGGGCGTATCGACGGCTCGAGCCCTGA
- a CDS encoding TonB-dependent receptor, whose translation MKRWILRLTTALAAIAVAASATIASAQVTTGSIRGLVTDSDNRPLEGARVTAIHLPSGTQYIGATRADGRFTIPGVRVGGPYQVSATMIGFARQSRDDIQVALGAAADLVFKMDAVATQLSAVTVTSEGGELSSTRTGAATQVRREALEQLPTISRRISDFTRLTPQASGNNFAGQDNRLNNITIDGAAFNNSFGLGGQPGDRTGVAPISLDAIEAVQVNIAPFDVRQGGFVGAAINTVTRSGTNEFQGSLYYNVRDQDYVGRNAGRRTFNPGTFSFDQIGFRLGGPILKDKLFFFVSYEQDENEQPGNTFLPRDATQAAGGNITPVLRSDLVAVRDTLQALFGYNPGEFEGYPGLTPSSRLTARVDYALSNRNKFSFRYTNLASETDVLVSTSSSLGFGRNRAQSMSYTGSNYTILENIDSYAAEWNSLITDRMSNQLLFTYTAQDESRGAISNLFPFVDILNGAGQTYISFGSEPFTPNNELRYSNWQLQNNFTIYGNRHDLTFGVNIEGYESENVFFPGKQSAYVYNTLGDFYADARGYVNACGTGVPTTPCTAYAASPAGIGPRRFQVRYTNIPGQVKPVQPLEVNFMGAYVQDEWRVGRGLTVTGGVRVDVVSFGNTAAENTQVNGLNFRDEDGRTVQYNTAKLPDATPLISPRLGFNYDVRGNGQTIVRGGTGIFTGRPAYVWISNQIGNNGILTGFTSEDGPGGTEMTNFPFNPNTERYKPATVNGSPALSYELALTDKNFKFPQVWRSNLAVDHRFESGWLVTTEFLWGRDVNGVYYINANLPEADAAFTGPGARPRWVSDKCPTVDPDGAGPIPPQFTGTQTNRLNCNITSAIVLKNQNVGETYNASVSIERSFRNGFYTKGALAYGTASNTVDAGSIAFGSWNNNQHPGDPNNPGIGNAAGYQGRRAFLVSSYTRDWFGWGNTTVSAFLENFTTGQTSYVFGGDLNGDGGTSNDLIYVPRDASEMNFAPITGTTPFTVAQQQAAFEAYINQDPHLRTRRGQFALRGGLILPQVTRMDLSIAQDLSAMFAGKKNSLQVRLDILNFTNMINSDWGLSQSVINTSPLIPRPFQTTGTVGGVPCSTAAPCNGPADASGRAIYTMRVVNGQLLNRTFQKNAGTGDVWRMQLGLRYTFN comes from the coding sequence ATGAAGCGTTGGATCCTCCGGTTGACGACTGCGCTGGCGGCAATCGCCGTCGCGGCGTCCGCCACGATCGCGTCGGCACAGGTGACCACGGGTTCGATCCGCGGTCTCGTGACCGACAGCGACAACCGGCCGCTCGAGGGCGCCCGGGTCACGGCCATCCACCTGCCGTCCGGCACCCAGTACATCGGTGCGACGCGCGCGGATGGCCGTTTCACGATCCCCGGCGTCCGCGTCGGCGGCCCCTACCAGGTGTCGGCCACGATGATCGGCTTCGCCCGCCAGAGCCGCGACGACATCCAGGTCGCGCTCGGTGCCGCCGCCGACCTCGTCTTCAAGATGGACGCGGTGGCGACGCAGCTCTCGGCCGTCACGGTGACTTCGGAAGGCGGCGAGCTCAGCTCGACCCGCACCGGCGCCGCGACGCAGGTCCGCCGCGAGGCGCTCGAGCAGCTGCCGACGATCTCGCGCCGCATCTCGGACTTCACGCGCCTCACGCCGCAGGCCTCCGGCAACAACTTCGCCGGCCAGGACAACCGTCTCAACAACATCACGATCGACGGTGCGGCCTTCAACAACTCGTTCGGCCTCGGCGGCCAGCCCGGTGACCGCACCGGCGTCGCCCCGATCTCGCTCGACGCCATCGAGGCGGTGCAGGTGAACATCGCGCCGTTCGACGTCCGCCAGGGCGGCTTCGTCGGCGCGGCGATCAACACCGTCACGCGCTCGGGCACCAACGAGTTCCAGGGCTCGCTCTACTACAATGTCCGCGACCAGGACTACGTCGGCCGCAACGCCGGCCGCCGCACGTTCAACCCCGGCACGTTCTCCTTCGACCAGATCGGCTTCCGCCTCGGCGGCCCGATCCTCAAGGACAAGCTGTTCTTCTTCGTGTCGTACGAGCAGGACGAGAACGAGCAGCCGGGTAACACCTTCCTGCCGCGCGACGCGACGCAGGCCGCCGGCGGCAACATCACGCCGGTGCTGCGCTCGGATCTCGTCGCCGTGCGCGACACGCTGCAGGCGCTGTTCGGCTACAACCCCGGCGAGTTCGAGGGGTACCCGGGCCTGACGCCGTCGAGCCGCCTCACGGCGCGCGTCGACTACGCGCTCAGCAACCGCAACAAGTTCTCGTTCCGCTACACCAACCTCGCGTCCGAGACGGACGTGCTGGTGTCGACCTCCAGCTCGCTGGGCTTCGGTCGCAACCGTGCGCAGTCGATGAGCTATACGGGGTCGAACTACACCATCCTCGAGAACATCGATTCGTACGCGGCGGAGTGGAACTCGCTGATCACCGACCGCATGTCGAATCAGCTGCTGTTCACGTACACCGCGCAGGACGAGTCGCGCGGCGCGATCAGCAACCTGTTCCCCTTCGTCGACATCCTGAACGGCGCCGGCCAGACCTACATCTCGTTCGGCTCCGAGCCGTTCACGCCGAACAACGAGCTGCGCTACAGCAACTGGCAGCTGCAGAACAACTTCACGATCTACGGCAACCGCCACGACCTCACCTTCGGCGTGAACATCGAGGGGTATGAGTCCGAGAACGTGTTCTTCCCGGGCAAGCAGTCGGCGTACGTGTACAACACGCTGGGTGACTTCTACGCCGACGCCCGCGGCTATGTGAACGCCTGCGGCACCGGCGTGCCGACGACGCCCTGCACCGCGTATGCGGCCTCGCCGGCCGGCATCGGCCCGCGCCGCTTCCAGGTCCGCTACACGAACATCCCGGGCCAGGTGAAGCCGGTGCAGCCGCTCGAAGTGAACTTCATGGGCGCCTACGTGCAGGATGAGTGGCGCGTCGGCCGTGGCCTCACGGTCACCGGCGGCGTGCGCGTCGATGTCGTGAGCTTCGGCAACACGGCAGCAGAGAATACCCAGGTCAACGGCCTGAACTTCCGCGACGAGGACGGCCGGACGGTGCAGTACAACACCGCGAAGCTGCCAGACGCCACACCGCTCATCTCGCCCCGCCTCGGCTTCAACTACGACGTGCGCGGCAACGGCCAGACCATCGTCCGCGGCGGTACCGGCATCTTCACTGGTCGCCCGGCCTACGTCTGGATCTCCAACCAGATCGGTAACAACGGCATCCTGACGGGCTTCACCTCGGAGGACGGTCCGGGCGGTACGGAGATGACCAATTTCCCGTTCAACCCGAACACCGAGCGGTACAAGCCGGCGACAGTCAATGGATCTCCCGCGCTGTCTTATGAACTCGCGCTCACGGACAAGAACTTCAAGTTTCCGCAGGTCTGGCGCTCCAACCTCGCCGTCGACCACCGCTTCGAGAGCGGCTGGCTCGTGACGACCGAGTTCCTCTGGGGCCGTGACGTGAACGGCGTGTACTACATCAACGCCAACCTGCCGGAGGCCGACGCGGCCTTTACCGGCCCGGGCGCCCGCCCGCGCTGGGTCAGCGACAAGTGCCCGACCGTCGATCCGGACGGGGCCGGTCCGATTCCCCCGCAGTTCACCGGCACGCAGACCAACCGCCTCAACTGCAACATCACGAGCGCCATCGTCCTCAAGAACCAGAACGTCGGCGAGACATACAACGCCTCGGTCTCGATCGAGCGCTCGTTCCGCAACGGCTTCTACACCAAGGGCGCCCTCGCCTACGGCACCGCCTCGAACACGGTGGACGCCGGCTCGATCGCCTTTGGCTCGTGGAACAACAACCAGCACCCGGGCGACCCGAACAACCCGGGCATCGGCAACGCGGCGGGCTACCAGGGCCGCCGTGCCTTCCTCGTCTCGAGCTACACGCGGGACTGGTTCGGCTGGGGCAACACGACGGTCTCGGCCTTCCTCGAGAACTTCACGACGGGCCAGACCAGCTACGTGTTCGGCGGCGACCTCAACGGCGACGGCGGCACCTCGAACGACCTCATCTACGTGCCGCGCGATGCGTCCGAAATGAACTTCGCGCCCATCACCGGCACGACGCCGTTCACCGTCGCGCAGCAGCAGGCCGCCTTCGAGGCCTACATCAACCAGGACCCGCATCTCCGCACGCGCCGCGGCCAGTTCGCGCTGCGTGGCGGCCTGATCCTGCCGCAGGTGACGCGCATGGACCTCAGCATCGCCCAGGACTTGAGCGCGATGTTCGCCGGGAAGAAGAACTCCCTGCAGGTCCGTCTCGACATCCTGAACTTCACCAACATGATCAACAGCGACTGGGGCCTTTCCCAGAGCGTGATCAACACGTCTCCGCTGATTCCGCGTCCGTTCCAGACCACGGGTACGGTCGGTGGCGTGCCGTGCTCGACGGCGGCGCCTTGCAACGGTCCGGCAGACGCCAGCGGCCGCGCGATCTACACCATGCGCGTCGTCAACGGCCAGCTCCTCAACCGCACGTTCCAGAAGAACGCCGGCACGGGTGACGTCTGGCGCATGCAGCTCGGCCTCCGCTACACGTTCAACTAA
- a CDS encoding DUF92 domain-containing protein has translation MASLACRAHALSKSGAIAAVLVGATSAAAGWAWAVLLIGWFVASSALTRVGAAAKHARTAATLPATSARTATQVVANGGVYAIAALAATLSGTAWCSVAALGALAAAAADTWATEIGLLVGRAPRSIIGGGPMEPGLSGGVTWPGTIGGAAGALAVAGAAVALQLATPAVLMAITGAGIVGGLGDSLLGATVQAKRRCARCARWTERATHDCGVATEHGRGWRWMTNDTVNLCATFIGATAAIFFLIP, from the coding sequence GTGGCGAGCCTCGCCTGCCGCGCCCACGCACTCTCGAAGAGCGGTGCGATCGCGGCCGTGCTCGTCGGCGCGACAAGCGCTGCGGCCGGCTGGGCGTGGGCCGTGCTGCTCATCGGCTGGTTCGTGGCGTCCAGCGCGCTCACGCGAGTCGGGGCGGCGGCCAAGCACGCGCGCACGGCGGCGACGTTACCCGCGACCAGCGCGCGCACGGCGACGCAGGTCGTAGCCAACGGCGGCGTGTACGCGATTGCCGCTCTCGCCGCGACGCTGAGTGGCACCGCGTGGTGCAGCGTCGCCGCGCTCGGGGCACTCGCCGCAGCGGCCGCGGATACGTGGGCTACGGAGATCGGCCTGCTCGTGGGCCGAGCACCGCGCAGCATCATCGGCGGCGGCCCGATGGAACCGGGCCTGTCCGGCGGCGTGACGTGGCCGGGAACCATCGGCGGCGCGGCGGGCGCGTTGGCCGTCGCGGGTGCGGCGGTCGCCTTGCAGCTCGCCACGCCGGCGGTGCTCATGGCCATCACCGGGGCCGGCATCGTCGGCGGCCTCGGCGATAGCCTGCTCGGCGCCACCGTCCAGGCGAAACGCCGCTGCGCCCGCTGTGCCCGATGGACGGAACGCGCCACGCATGACTGCGGCGTCGCCACCGAACACGGCCGCGGCTGGCGCTGGATGACCAATGACACCGTCAACCTCTGCGCGACGTTCATCGGGGCAACGGCGGCAATCTTCTTCTTGATTCCTTAA